The following are from one region of the Rhea pennata isolate bPtePen1 chromosome 28, bPtePen1.pri, whole genome shotgun sequence genome:
- the DBNL gene encoding drebrin-like protein, which translates to MALNLSKNGPALQEAYGRVVAAGSPTDWALFTYEGNSNDLRVAGSGDGGLEEMVEELNSGKVMYAFCRVKDPNSGLPKYVLINWTGEGVNDIRKGACANHVSTVANFLKGAHVTINARAEEDVEPELIMEKVAKASGANYNFHKETSKFQDSGPQAPVGSVYQKTNAMSEIKRVNKDNFWAKAEKDEENRRLEEKRRAEEERQRLERERRERELQEAASREQRYKARSNEIEAQKRFQQQQEAENRDKEQQQWKEQAEEYEARQRKGFKRSESVEKAQEAASLIAQRSVNPRDIFKQRERSAPAEAATASQPGKLRSPFLQKEPNSAPPPPASPVSSAARDAPSPSFAHPSAQETPPASPGAAAGQDAGYSPSVPVTHAEEADLYEEPPDDAAIYEEPPQEQGDSAKYEYPAEYQQTPDLTGKGLCARALYDYQAADDTEISFDPENIITNIEMIDEGWWRGYGPDGHFGMFPANYVELIE; encoded by the exons ATGGCGCTGAACCTCAGCAAGAACGGGCCGGCGCTGCAGGAGGCCTACGGGCGCGTGGTGGCGGCCGGCAGCCCCACCGACTG GGCTCTGTTTACGTATGAAGGCAACAGCAACGACCTGCGAGTGGCGGGCTCCGGAG ATGGTGGCCTGGAGGAGATGGTGGAGGAGCTCAACAGCGGGAAGGTGATGTATGCCTTCTGTAGGGTGAAGGACCCCAACTCCGGCCTGCCCAAATACGTCCTCATCAACTGG ACTGGTGAAGGTGTGAATGACATAAGAAAAGGAGCCTGCGCCAACCACGTCAGCACTGTAGCAAACTTCTTAAAG GGGGCTCATGTGACCATAAACGCTCGTGCCGAGGAGGACGTGGAGCCCGAACTCATCATGGAGAAGGTTGCCAAGGCTTCCGGGGCAAACTACAACTTCCACAAAGAAACCAGCAAGTTCCAGGATTCAGGCCCTCAAGCTCCGGTG GGCTCCGTCTATCAGAAGACAAACGCCATGTCCGAAATCAAGAGAGTCAATAAAGACAATTTCTGGGCTAAAGCTGAG AAAGATGAGGAAAACCGCCggctggaggagaagaggagagcagaagaggagcGTCAGAGGCTAGAACGAGAGCGTCGAGAGCGGGAGTTGCAGGAAGCAGCCAGCCGAGAGCAGAGATATAAAGCGAGGTCCAATGAAATCGAGGCCCAGAA GAgattccagcagcagcaggaagcgGAGAACAGGgacaaggagcagcagcaatgg AAGGAGCAAGCGGAGGAGTACGAGGCCAGGCAGCGGAAGGGCTTCAAGAGGAGCGAATCCGTGGAGAAAGCCCAG GAGGCTGCGTCGCTGATAGCGCAGAGGTCCGTGAACCCCCGGGACATCTTCAAGCAGAGAGAGAGGTCCGCGCCTGCGGAGGCGGCGACGGCTTCCCAGCCAG GCAAGTTGCGCAGCCCTTTCCTGCAGAAGGAGCCCAactcggcgccgccgccgcctgcctcCCCCGTCTCGTCGGCCGCGCGGGACGCTCCGTCGCCCTCCTTTGCCCACCCCTCCGCTCAGGAGACTCCTCCGGCCTCtccgggagctgcagcag GGCAAGACGCCGGGTACAGTCCGAGCGTGCCGGTTACCCACGCGGAAGAGGCAGACCTGTACGAGGAGCCGCCCGACGACGCGGCCATCTACGAAGAACCTCCTCAG GAGCAGGGTGACAGTGCCAAGTACGAGTATCCTGCCGAGTACCAGCAGACGCCGGACCTGACGGGGAAGGGGCTGTGCGCTCGGGCGCTCTACGACTATCAAGCTG CTGATGACACCGAGATCTCCTTCGACCCGGAGAACATCATCACCAACATCGAGATGATCGACGAAGGCTGGTGGCGCGGCTACGGGCCCGACGGCCACTTCGGCATGTTCCCCGCCAACTACGTGGAACTGATAGAGTAA